In Pseudomonas grandcourensis, the DNA window TGTAACAAGATTTTTACAGCGCTTTTGAGCTTTTTTTCACATACGTTTCACCAGTCACCGACGCGCCTTTCTTTAACCTGCCGGGATCTAATGAGGTAGTGTTTGCTGGCGAGGCGGCGTGATGTGCAATTAAGACTGAGTCTTTTCGGGAAAAAACGCTCTATCGATCTGAACCGCTTCGCCCGCTATCGCAACGCTGCTGTGGTGTTGGCATCGGCGCTGCTGGTCATTCCGCTGACCTTGTTTTTGTTGCGTCCTGCCACTGCACCGGACCTGGCTCACGGCAATGTGGCCGGTGCACAGGCTTTGATGACGGGATGGGCCAAGGGCGACATCATCGTGCTGGTGCGTCACGTCGAACGCTGCGATCACTCCTCGGCGCCTTGCCTGGTTGGCAACGATGGCATTACCGAGCGTTCTCGCCCTGTTGCCGAGAGCCTTGGGGCACAGTTCAAACACCTGGGCCTGGACAAGGCCGATATCTACAACAGCCCGATCCTGCGCACGGCACAGACTGCCAACTTCATGTTCAACAAGGTTGGCGCGGGCGAAGACTGGCTGATCAGTTGCAAGAGCACCATGCTGCGCGAGACGCTTGCGCATAAAGTGGCCGGGCGTAACCTGATTCTGGTGACCCACAGCGAGTGCATGGAGCAACTGGAAAAAGACCTCGAGTTACCGCCTTCGACCCTGGGTTATGGCGCTTCACTGTTTTTTTCCGCCGAAACCCCGCAGACTCCGCGCATGCTTGGCTTCATCGACGCTTCCGACTGGAGCTCGGTGAGCACTCATTGAGTTTTTCCCTCTTCTTTCTGAATCAGGATTCACAATGCTGACCGCCTCTCGCTACCGCTTTTACTGGGTGAATTTTGGTATTCCGCTGGCCTGCGCGGTCGCGGTGTTCCTGATGTTCGACATGACCAGCATCGACATTGCCTTCAACAATTACTTTTTTGATCCGGTGACGCAGACGTACCCGTTGGACCAGGTCCATCTTTTCGAAAAAATCACCCACAAATGGGCGCGGATCATTCCGAACTGGACCGGCGAAATTGCGATTATCGGTGCCTTGCTGTCGTTTCTCTGGCCGCGCCTGAAGGCTGAAAAGCACTCGAAAATCATCGCTTTCCTGGAAAAAATCAAAGTCGCACCGGTGCTGCGCTTTGCCACCCGCCATCGCCGCGACTTTCTTTACGTGGTGTTCGCGTTCTCCATCAGCACCGGGGTCATTCACTACCTCAAGGGCCACACCAGCGTGTATTGCCCGATCGAGACGACCCAGTACGGCGGCAAAATGGAGCACGTCGAGTGGTACGAGAATTTCAAACTGCTCAAGACCGCCGGTGACGGTCGCTGCTGGCCAGGCGGACATGCGTCGGGCGGTTTCACCATGCTGGCGTTGTACTTCGTGGCTCGCCGTTATCGCTGGCGCTATTCGAAAGCGATCATGTACGGCTCGCTGACCCTCGGTTTCATCTATGGCACCACACGGGTATTGCAAGGGTGGCACTACATGTCCCACACCTTCTGGGCCGGGATCTTCGTATGGCTGGCGTGTTTGCTGACGGCGCTGGCGTTCTACGGGCGAGCGAGGCTGGAACAGCCCGTGCTTTCCAAAGCGCAACAACCGGTGACGGCGACTCAGACTCAACCTGTGAATTGAGTTGGTGTTGAACTGAAAAAAACCGCAACCCGAAAGGGCTGCGGTTTTTTTTGCCCGGAGAAACTTCCTGAAAACTCAGGGTTTTTGCGATTTCTTAACAAATCGTGAACAAATGCTGTGATCTATTTGGGGGGGTAGATCGATCTTCATTTCGCCACCCTGTCCGGCTTCCCCGCCCAGTGAGTCCCTGAGTGAAACGCACACATTCCACCTCGATTTCTGCAAAACGTTTGGTGCTCCGAAGGATCGTGCTTGGTTCAGGCATTGCCTTCGCTCTTTTACTGGCGAGCGGTGGTTACTGGCTGTTTACGCCACCATCGCCGTACGTTCCGTTGAGCGGTCTGGACCCTGCATCGGTGTCGATGATCGCGGTGGGCGACCAGGGTAGCGGAGACTTGCAACAGTGGCGGGTGGGGCGAGCCATGGAGCAGGTTGCGTCCAGGGAGAGGCGCCTGGACATGGTTGTGTTCCTTGGCGACAACTTCTATGGCAAGCCATTGACCAGCACCCACGATCTCCATTGGGAAACCCGATTCGAGCGAGTCTATTGGGGGCACTGGCTCAGCCATGTGCCGTTCTACGCGGTGCTGGGCAACCACGATTACCCGGTGTCGCAAAAATACGAGATCGAGTACGGCCAACAGCACAAGGGATCGGGCCGTTGGCAGATGTCGGCGAATTTCTACGTCAAGGATTTCGGTGACGTCGACGGGCGGCCATTGGTGCGGATGGTGTTCCTCGACACCACGGCGCCACGTGAGAGTTTGCAGCAGCAAATCGACTTGATCGATCAGGCGTACCAGGCACCCGGACCGGCACCGGTATGGCGAATAGCCGCGTCCCATCACCCGGTGCGCAATCAAGGCAAGCATGACGAGGAGTCGAATCTGCTCACATGGCTCTTGCCAGTGTTGCAACGCAACCACGTCGATCTGCTTTTGTCAGGTCATGATCACAACCAGCAATTGCTGTTGCGTGCAGGCGAACCCGCTTGGGTGATTTCCGGGGCCGGTGGCAAGAGGCTGTCTGCCTTGCAAACGCCAACACCGGATAGCACCTTTACTGACTCG includes these proteins:
- a CDS encoding histidine phosphatase family protein, producing the protein MQLRLSLFGKKRSIDLNRFARYRNAAVVLASALLVIPLTLFLLRPATAPDLAHGNVAGAQALMTGWAKGDIIVLVRHVERCDHSSAPCLVGNDGITERSRPVAESLGAQFKHLGLDKADIYNSPILRTAQTANFMFNKVGAGEDWLISCKSTMLRETLAHKVAGRNLILVTHSECMEQLEKDLELPPSTLGYGASLFFSAETPQTPRMLGFIDASDWSSVSTH
- a CDS encoding phosphatase PAP2 family protein codes for the protein MLTASRYRFYWVNFGIPLACAVAVFLMFDMTSIDIAFNNYFFDPVTQTYPLDQVHLFEKITHKWARIIPNWTGEIAIIGALLSFLWPRLKAEKHSKIIAFLEKIKVAPVLRFATRHRRDFLYVVFAFSISTGVIHYLKGHTSVYCPIETTQYGGKMEHVEWYENFKLLKTAGDGRCWPGGHASGGFTMLALYFVARRYRWRYSKAIMYGSLTLGFIYGTTRVLQGWHYMSHTFWAGIFVWLACLLTALAFYGRARLEQPVLSKAQQPVTATQTQPVN
- a CDS encoding metallophosphoesterase gives rise to the protein MLGSGIAFALLLASGGYWLFTPPSPYVPLSGLDPASVSMIAVGDQGSGDLQQWRVGRAMEQVASRERRLDMVVFLGDNFYGKPLTSTHDLHWETRFERVYWGHWLSHVPFYAVLGNHDYPVSQKYEIEYGQQHKGSGRWQMSANFYVKDFGDVDGRPLVRMVFLDTTAPRESLQQQIDLIDQAYQAPGPAPVWRIAASHHPVRNQGKHDEESNLLTWLLPVLQRNHVDLLLSGHDHNQQLLLRAGEPAWVISGAGGKRLSALQTPTPDSTFTDSRAGFAKLDLSATQLRLGYYNDGGDLESGFRWARDCQWMAKGCLLPEQSQGSVAQVAQ